The Colletotrichum higginsianum IMI 349063 chromosome 2, whole genome shotgun sequence genome has a segment encoding these proteins:
- a CDS encoding Pro-kumamolisin — protein MAFLKTLLALAAVFPFIDARLMSRAASLAQGVQMLNMAADDQQISLQIGIKLQNIEKLEPMLRDLSDPDSPNYGKYLTAAQVNDMFKPAEASVAAIQAWLAKENVSDVSYTDGGRFVNFATDIATANRVLGASFAYYDVQGAVKLRTKEYSVPDPMTEHVELVTPTTYFGSTKGDPAFTNAELPPMFAPLAGRQAPPGPGATVNCSKVFSPPCFELAYNYGAYQADPAAGSRVGFASFLNQSARQDDLTPFLTRFNLPEQKFTSVLVNGGQDHQDPAGEVTEANLDSQVMAATVKTLPITQYLTGGKGPLIPNLRTPTQAENQNEPFLEFYQFMMTQENAQIPQVISISYGDDEQTVPIEYATRVCNLIGMMGLRGVSVLGSSGDTGVGAPCRANDGSNALQFTPQFPSTCPYITSVGGTQAFGPETTWIASGSGFSNYFKQAWYQEAAVNQYLQTGISPETKAYYQPFANFSGRGFPDIAAHSAGPAFPIVVANKLIGTGGTSASAPLVAGLVGLLNDARIRTGQPTMGFLNPWLYKRGLKGLTDVSTGVAKGCGGIDLQSKKPLQGAGVIPFASWNGTQGWDPVTGLGLPNFEEMKKIALTK, from the coding sequence ATGGCTTTCCTCAAGACCCTCCTCGCTCTGGCGGCCGTCTTCCCCTTCATCGACGCTCGCCTCATGTCCAGAGCGGCGAGCCTCGCCCAGGGCGTCCAGATGTTGAAcatggccgccgacgaccagcAGATCAGCCTCCAGATTGGCATCAAGCTGCAGAACATCGAAAAGCTGGAGCCCATGCTCCGAGACCTCTCGGACCCGGACAGCCCCAATTACGGCAAGTACCTCACGGCGGCCCAAGTCAACGACATGTTTAAGCCGGCCGAggcctccgtcgccgccatccaggcctggctggccaaggagaacGTCAGCGACGTCTCGTACACAGACGGTGGCCGCTTCGTCAATTTCGCGACCGACATCGCCACTGCCAACAGGGTGCTCGGCGCGAGCTTCGCCTACTACGACGTCCAGGGCGCCGTGAAGCTGCGCACCAAGGAGTACTCGGTCCCTGACCCCATGACGGAgcacgtcgagctcgtcacGCCCACGACCTACTTTGGAAGCACCAAGGGAGACCCAGCCTTCACCAACGccgagctgccgccgatgTTCGCACCTCTCGCCGGCAGACAAGCCCCTCCCGGGCCCGGCGCCACGGTCAACTGCTCCAAGGTATTCTCGCCGCCGTGCTTCGAGCTGGCTTACAACTACGGCGCCTACCAGGCCGACCCCGCCGCGGGGAGCCGTGTCGGCTTCGCCAGTTTCCTCAACCAGTCTGCGCGCCAGGACGACCTCACACCCTTCCTCACCAGGTTCAATCTGCCGGAGCAGAAGTTCACCagcgtcctcgtcaacggcggACAGGACCACCAGGACCCTGCGGGCGAAGTGACTGAGGCGAACCTCGACTCCCAGGTTATGGCGGCCACGGTCAAGACCCTCCCGATCACGCAGTACCtcaccggcggcaagggGCCCCTGATTCCCAACCTGCGCACGCCGACGCAGGCGGAAAACCAGAACGAGCCGTTCCTCGAGTTTTACCAATTTATGATGACGCAAGAGAACGCCCAGATCCCGCAGGTGATCTCCATAtcgtacggcgacgacgagcagaCCGTCCCCATCGAGTATGCCACGCGCGTGTGCAACCTCATCGGCATGATGGGCCTGCGCGGCGTCAGCGTTCTCGGATCCAGCGGCGACACAGGTGTCGGCGCACCATGCCGCGCCAACGACGGAAGCAACGCTCTCCAGTTCACGCCTCAGTTCCCCTCCACGTGCCCGTACATCACCTCCGTGGGCGGGACGCAGGCCTTCGGCCCTGAGACCACCTGGATCGCGTCAGGCAGTGGCTTCAGCAACTACTTCAAGCAGGCATGGTACCAGGAGGCGGCCGTGAACCAGTATCTGCAGACCGGAATTTCGCCTGAGACGAAGGCGTATTATCAGCCGTTCGCCAACTTTAGCGGACGAGGCTTCCCGGATATCGCGGCACACTCTGCCGGCCCTGCGttccccatcgtcgtcgccaacaaGCTCATTGGTACTGGAGGCACTTCGGCTTCCGCTCCATTGGTTGCTGGCTTGGTTGGGCTTCTCAACGATGCCAGAATCAGAACCGGGCAGCCGACCATGGGCTTTTTGAACCCCTGGCTTTACAAGAGAGGCCTCAAGGGACTGACGGACGTCAGCACTGGTGTCGCCAAGGGATGCGGCGGTATCGATTTGCAGTCGAAAAAGCCTTTGCAAGGTGCTGGCGTCATTCCCTTCGCGTCATGGAACGGCACTCAAGGATGGGATCCTGTGACGGGGTTGGGTCTTCCTAACTTTGAGGAAATGAAGAAAATTGCTCTGACGAAGTAG